Part of the Paenibacillus terrae HPL-003 genome is shown below.
CGGATCAAGGGTGTCGGCGAAGTGAAGTTCCGCAAGTACGGCAAGCTGTTCCTTGATTTTTTTCAAAATCAGGGGAATGCCGTAGGAGCAGTGAACGAAGATGAAATTTATGCGGACGATGTGTACGAGGATTTTGAATAGCTATACTAAAAGATATGAGGCGTCATGCAAACTATAAAAGGTTGTGACCTATGAAAGTCATTTTATCAACGTTAAACGCAAAATATATTCATACCTCGCTGGCGATCCGGTGTCTCAAAGCCTACAGTGAAAAGGACTTTGACATCGAGCTGGCGGAGTATACGATCAAGGACCCTGTGATGAACATCGTATCCGACCTGTTTCAGCGGGGAGCGGATGTCATCGGCTTTTCCTGCTACATCTGGAATATTGAAGAGACGATTAAAGTGATTGATGTGTTGAAAAAGATTATGCCTGAGGTCAAAATCATTCTCGGTGGCCCGGAAGTCTCTTACGATACCGACCATTGGATGAAACGCCTGCCGAATGTGGATTTTATCGTTGTCGGTGAGGGGGAGGAAACCTTTCATCAACTGCTTCAGGAGATTGAGGGTGCACAAAAGTACCATTTTGTCTATGGATTGGCCTACCGCAAGGGAGAAGAGATCATTCAGATGCCGGGCCGTCCAAAGGCGGACTTGAACGAGCTGCCGTCACCGTACCGCTTTGCGGAGGATATACCGGAATTAGGCAAACGGGTTGTTTATTTTGAAACCAGTCGGGGTTGCCCGTTCAGTTGCCAGTTCTGTCTGTCCAGTATTGAGGTAGGGGTGCGTTATTACGATATTGAGCGTACGAAGTCGGATATTCTGTATCTGATCGACAACGGAGCCAACCTGATCAAGTTCGTGGATCGGACCTTTAACATTAAACGCGATTATGCGCTGGAAATGTTCAAGTTTCTCATTGAAAACCATCGTGGATGTGTCTTCCAGTTTGAGATTACGGCAGATATTATGCGTCCCGAGGTGTTGGATTATTTGGCAGAAAACGCGCCGCCAGGCGTATTTCGCTTTGAAATCGGCGTCCAATCGACGAACGATCCGACCAATGAATTGGTCAAGCGTCGCCAGAACTTTACCAAGCTTTCCCGTACCGTTACGAAGGTCAAACAAAGCGGGAAAATTGATCAGCATCTCGATTTAATCGCCGGCCTGCCTTTGGAGGATTACAACACGTTCCGTAAAACGTTTAATGACGTTTTTGCGCTCGGCCCGGAAGAGCTTCAGCTCGGCTTCCTCAAGATGCTGCGCGGCACTGGACTGCGTATCGACGCAGATAAGTACAACTACACATATATGGACGTTGCACCTTATGAAATGCTGAGCAATGACGTCCTTTCCTTTGCCGATATCGTTCGGCTCAAACGTCTGGAAGATGTGCTGGAGAAATACTGGAACTCCCATCGTATGGATCATACGGTGAACTATCTGATCGAGCGCGAATTTGCGTCCGCTTTTGATTTTTTTCAGGAGTTCGGAGACTATTGGGAGGGACAAGGCTGGCAAAAAATCGGCCACCAGCTTGAAGACCTGTTTACGCGTCTCCAGTCCTTTCTGGAGTCACGCGGAACGAAGCGAATGGATATGGTGCTTGGGCTGATGAAGCTCGACTACTTCCTGAACCATAAATACAAGCCGCGTAAAATCTGGTGGGAACACGCCTTGGAGAAGGACGATTGGTCCAGCTATATGAAAATGGCTCTTCAGCACCCGGATGCGTTGTTGTCACCAGTGGTCGCAGACTTTGTGGCAGATGCGAGCAAGGAAAGCGCAGGTGGAGAGAATGTGGCAGAATCTGCGGTGGAAGATGGTACGCAAACTGCTGTACCAGCTCTTTATGCTACAGAAGCCCATTCCGTCTCGGGCAGTCAACAGACACAGCCATACCGCGAGATTATTCCGGCTTTCGCTTCCTTGAAGCTGGGTGAAAAAGAACTGCAAAAGCACGCTGTGCTGGATGTTCTGCCGTTCCGGCTGGATCATATTCTGAGTGGCGGCAGCCCTTTGACCGCCGAAGGCCGCACGCTGCTACTCGTAGTCTACCAGCAAAACGAACAGCAAAAACCGCTCTACTACACCATGCCGATTGGCAAGGAAATTGCAGCGATTTAAGAGGAATAAAGTACAAATGATATCTAAACATCAGAAGACATCGACCTTGACATCACAAGAGTCGGTGTCTTCTTTTAGAAAAGAGTGATTAGGTTGGGCTATATTATGGACTATACATTGTCGTTACAGCCTATATTTGCACCGAAAACACCGGGGAGCTAAAGGAAGATCGAAATGAAGTCAATTGGAATTATTATGAGAAGACCCTATAAGATTTTAACCCGGTCCTGGCTAGAAACGAAGCCATCTGAGACCGGGTTTTGTGTTTTTTTACATCTATGTGATCTTTTGCTTGATGACGCTTTACAATTCAAATATATGATTATTTCATCATGTATTAATATTAAATCTACTGGAGTGTGACCTTGTGAAGAAGCGTTCAATGAAAAAGAGTATTCTTGCTTTAGGCGCTATTACGGTCTTGGGTGCGCCATTGTTATCTGCTGACATCCCTACCACTTTTGCAGCCTCATCTAATTCGAAGTCCACTACAGCACAAGTGTCCAAAGCACAGAAGTCTACCTCAGTAAAAGTCGATGCTCCTAAAAATGTCATTCTTTTTATCGGCGATGGCATGGGACAAGCAAGCCGCAATGCGGTTCGTCTGGCAACAGTCGGGAAGTCGGGATTGCTTGAAATGGATAACATGCCTGTAACGGGGCTGGTTAGCACAAGCTCAGGGGACAACCTCGTTACAGATTCCGCCGCCGCCGCAACTGCCATTGCAACAGGTGTAAAAACGTATAACGGCGCTATCGGGATGGATATGAATAAAAAGCCCGTCACAACGATCATGGAGCTGGCGAAAAAAGCTGGCATGTCCACAGGTGTCGTGACGACCAGCCAAGTGACGGATGCAACCGGGGCAGCCTTCGGTGCGCATGTCGAGAAGCGCTCTGCGCAAAGCGAAATTGCTAAGCAGTATCTGGAGAATAGCAAGCTGGATGTAATTCTGGGTGGTGGTGAGGATTTCTGGTATCCGGCAGGAACAGCAGGTAAACATCCAGATGCGCCGGCAGAAGATCCCGAGGAGGCTAGTAAGGGAACTCAAGGGAATTTAGTGGACCAGGCCAAGAAATCGGGCTATAGCTATGTGACGGATCAGGCGGAAATGAAAGCAGCCAAAGGCTCTAAACTGCTCGGGTTGTTCGCCAATGAAGAGATGTTCCAAGCTCATAATAAGCTGGGTAACGCTTATAACCCAACCGTTTCTTTGCCAGATATGACGACGAAAGCGATTGATGTGCTATCCAAAAACCAAAAAGGCTTTTTCCTGATGGTAGAGGAAGAAGGAACGGATGAGATGGCGCATGACAATGAAGGTGCATTAACGATCAAGGCCGGGCAGCAGCTCGACAAGGCCGTTAAAGTAGCTAAAGATTATGCCAAAGCGCATCCAGATACACTGGTTCTGGTTACAGCTGACCACGAAACGGGTGGTTTGGCCATTGAAGGCAAGGATGCGAAAGACGAAGCCGACGACGGCACCACGAATGAAGATGGTCCATTCACCATACAAGGCACGAACGAAACGTTTTATATTGATTGGACGACAAAAGGACATACCGCAGTAGATGTGGCACTGACTGCGATGGGACCTGGCGCCTCCCAATTTAGCGGAAATTACCCGAATACCGCTATTCATGACAAGCTGGTTAAGCTGCTTAAATTGAAAAAATAACTCGGGATGAACGATAGTAAAGGATTTTCCATATTGGCAATATGGTTTTTCCTGTGATAAACTATAGCCAATAGGTATATACTAAAAAAGAGTAAGGATGCTACCAACATCCTCACTCTTTGACAACAGCCGCTTATAAGGGCGGTGGCTGTAGGGTTGGATTAGTGAAATAGACCGCTAACCTTTTCCAGAGGGCGGTCTATTTCTTTTTCATGTAGGTAAGTAACGCCAGAATGAACATGCCGAACATGAGCAGCCTTTACTCCTCAGTTGTTTTCTTCCCCCAAACGTATTTCATTATAAAAAATATAATTGCCAGTAACATGAGAAGCAATGCGATTTGTAAGCCATAACGATGTATAAGTTCTCCTGCTGTTTGTACATGATCGCCGAAAAAATGTCCGAGCACAAAGAAGATTAGCGTCCAGATCAAGCCCGTTGAATAAGAGAACAAAGCATAACGCCTGAAGCTCATTTTATTAATCCCGACAATATAAGGGATGATGTGGCGAACAATCGGCAGCAAATAACTGATGCAAATGGTGAAATTGCCATACTTATGTACCAAATTTTCCGAAAATGTAATGTACTTGTCCATTTTCTTTTTTCGTCGTAAACGATCCAGA
Proteins encoded:
- a CDS encoding putative holin-like toxin, with amino-acid sequence MLMFGMFILALLTYMKKK
- a CDS encoding DedA family protein; protein product: MDVDYLISIIEDYGYAALFFSLWLGIVGLPIPDEVIVMTGGAVTSMGILQPIPAFFIVYLGVVSGLSLGYVLGRFLGTPVLDRLRRKKKMDKYITFSENLVHKYGNFTICISYLLPIVRHIIPYIVGINKMSFRRYALFSYSTGLIWTLIFFVLGHFFGDHVQTAGELIHRYGLQIALLLMLLAIIFFIMKYVWGKKTTEE
- a CDS encoding alkaline phosphatase, which encodes MKKRSMKKSILALGAITVLGAPLLSADIPTTFAASSNSKSTTAQVSKAQKSTSVKVDAPKNVILFIGDGMGQASRNAVRLATVGKSGLLEMDNMPVTGLVSTSSGDNLVTDSAAAATAIATGVKTYNGAIGMDMNKKPVTTIMELAKKAGMSTGVVTTSQVTDATGAAFGAHVEKRSAQSEIAKQYLENSKLDVILGGGEDFWYPAGTAGKHPDAPAEDPEEASKGTQGNLVDQAKKSGYSYVTDQAEMKAAKGSKLLGLFANEEMFQAHNKLGNAYNPTVSLPDMTTKAIDVLSKNQKGFFLMVEEEGTDEMAHDNEGALTIKAGQQLDKAVKVAKDYAKAHPDTLVLVTADHETGGLAIEGKDAKDEADDGTTNEDGPFTIQGTNETFYIDWTTKGHTAVDVALTAMGPGASQFSGNYPNTAIHDKLVKLLKLKK
- a CDS encoding B12-binding domain-containing radical SAM protein, with amino-acid sequence MKVILSTLNAKYIHTSLAIRCLKAYSEKDFDIELAEYTIKDPVMNIVSDLFQRGADVIGFSCYIWNIEETIKVIDVLKKIMPEVKIILGGPEVSYDTDHWMKRLPNVDFIVVGEGEETFHQLLQEIEGAQKYHFVYGLAYRKGEEIIQMPGRPKADLNELPSPYRFAEDIPELGKRVVYFETSRGCPFSCQFCLSSIEVGVRYYDIERTKSDILYLIDNGANLIKFVDRTFNIKRDYALEMFKFLIENHRGCVFQFEITADIMRPEVLDYLAENAPPGVFRFEIGVQSTNDPTNELVKRRQNFTKLSRTVTKVKQSGKIDQHLDLIAGLPLEDYNTFRKTFNDVFALGPEELQLGFLKMLRGTGLRIDADKYNYTYMDVAPYEMLSNDVLSFADIVRLKRLEDVLEKYWNSHRMDHTVNYLIEREFASAFDFFQEFGDYWEGQGWQKIGHQLEDLFTRLQSFLESRGTKRMDMVLGLMKLDYFLNHKYKPRKIWWEHALEKDDWSSYMKMALQHPDALLSPVVADFVADASKESAGGENVAESAVEDGTQTAVPALYATEAHSVSGSQQTQPYREIIPAFASLKLGEKELQKHAVLDVLPFRLDHILSGGSPLTAEGRTLLLVVYQQNEQQKPLYYTMPIGKEIAAI